The DNA window AGCCAAAGCAATAATTGTATCTTGATAAGTCATTTTGTATGTGTTTTTCACAAAAGTATTGGAATTTTAACGTTATAACGCATTTTATAAAAGTTCTTTAAGTTTTTATTATCAATTGACTTCTTATATTTGTAGTAGCAAAAAAATTAAAATTATGAAGCATATTATTTCTATTCTAGTCCTTTGTTTACTTGTATCATCTTGTAAAACGGAAGAAAAACAAACCCTGAAAAGAAATGGGTATTATATTTCCGGAACTGCTCCTGGTGTTTATAATGGAGTGAGAGCTTATTTAGAAACTAATGGAGATCGAGGAAAAAAAATTGCAATGGATACTGCAATCGTAATGAATGAAAAATTCGTGTTTGAAGGCAGAGTGGATTATCCTCAAATGGTAAATTTAAAAATAAACAGTGTTAAAGGTACTGCTCCTTTAATAGTTGACAACGTAGAAATGACAATTTCTGTTGATATTGAAAATTTGAATGAATCGAAAATATTAGGCTCTGAAGCCAATTCGGCTTTGCAATTGTATAATGAGAAAACGAGCGAATTAACCTCAAAACGGTTTAGTGCTAGTAGAAAATTACGGTCTAAAGAAAGTGATATAAATGTAGATGAACTTCAAAAGACAATGAAAGATATCTCTTCAAAAATGAAAGACTTTCCTTTTGAGTTTGTCAGTGAAAATAAAGACAATGCTTTTTCTATATTACTGCTTCAAAAATTGGCAGAATCTAAAACTGCCGATTTAACAAGAATAGAATCTAGTATAAATAATTTAAGTGAAAAGCAGAAAAATTCTATTAATGCGAGCATGCTTAAAACTCAAATTCAGATCAAAAAGTCAGAAGCAGCTGCTCTAGGTGCTTCTGCCATAGGACAAACCGCACCTTCATTTTCTGCTCCTAATCCAGAAGGAAAAACGCTAGCTTTAAATGATGTTAAAGGAAAATTAACGCTTATCGACTTTTGGGCGTCTTGGTGTAAACCTTGTCGAAGAGAAAATCCGAATGTTGTAAAAGTATATCAGAAATATCACAGTAAAGGTCTTGAAATTATTAGTGTATCTCTTGATGGCAGCAGAAATCAAAAAGATCCTAAAGCGTCATGGATAAAAGCGATTAAAGACGACAATCTGACTTGGAGTCATGTGTCTAACTTAAAATATTTTAACGATCCCATTGCTAAATCTTATAATATACGTTCTATACCTGCTACATTTTTATTAGATCAAGATGGAAAGATTATTGCAAAAAACCTTAGAGGTAATGCTCTTGAGAAAAAAGTTGCTGAATACCTAAACTAAAAGCAATGAAAACCTCTATTTTATACATTGTTATCTGTATCCTTATTTTCTCTTGCAAAGAAAATACTAAAGTAGAACCTATACCTGTTAAACTTGATGGTTATACCATTTCTGGAAATGCTCCAGGAGTGTATAATGGTTTAAGAGCTTATTTAAAATCTACTAACGAAAAAGGACTTTTAAAAAATCAAGACACTGCCATCATCATGAATGAAAAATTCATGTTTGAAGGAAAAGTTGATAGCATTGAAGCATGGTATTTAGAAGTCGATAGTTATGATAGTTCGTTTCCGTTTATTATAGACAATGCCAATTTAAGCATAGTCGTTAATAAAGATGATATTAGGAAATCTAAAATTGAAGGCAATCCTATTAACAATACCATAGCCGATTTTAATGCACAATTAATAAAGCTTAATGATTCGATTGAAAAAACGAGAGCGCGATATAGAGAGATGATTAACAACAAAGAAAATGTTACTGGTATGTCACAAAAAGTTGCAAATTTAAAAGATGCCATTGCGTTATATCCTCATCAGTTTATCAAAAACAACAAAGACAATCCATATAGTATGGTATTAATTCATACTATGATAAGAAGAAACACATCTAAAAAAGGCATGCTTCTCGAATCTTACGATGCCCTAAATGAAGCTCTTAAAAATTCAAACTTAGGTAAGCGAGTTGCTAAAAGCATACCAGATATTAGAAAACAATATGACATCATTGCTGCAACTCATATAGGGCGTAAAGCTCCTAATTTTTCAGCTCCTAATCCAAATGGAAAGATCATTGAATTAAATGCTATTAAAGGAAAGGCGACTTTAATCCATTTTTGGTCATCTTGGTATGGCGCTTCTAGAAGGGAAAACAAAAGATTAGTTCAGTTGTATGATAAGTACAATGATAAAGGGTTAGAGATGATCGGTGTTTCTTTAGATGGAAATGCAGATCAAAAACATCCTAAATCTGATTGGAAAAAAGCGATTAAAGACGACCAACTTATTTGGAATCAAATCTCAAACCTTAATTACTTTAATGATACCATTTCTAAAGCTTATAGTATAAGGTCATTACCTGCATCATTTCTATTAAATAGTGAAGGTGTAATAATTGGTAAGAATCTTAACGGAAATTCATTAGACTCAAAACTAAAAGAGCTCTTAGAACTCAATTAAAGTTTTCCCATTTTATGCATTACGAATAAAACGATTATTGGAATGGCTAGTAATCCAATCATTAACAAATCTGTTTCAAATAGTGAAGGCATCAAAATTAAAGTAACAACAAAGCCTCCAATTGCGCCTCCAAAATGAGCATCATGACCAATATTATCGTTTCGTTTTCTCATTCCGTAAATGGAATACAATAAGTACCCAATTCCAAAAACAAAACCAGGAATAAAAAAGTTAATTTGCATCATAGGATCTATTAATATCGCAGAATAAAGAATTCCCATGACTGCTCCACTTGCTCCTACTGCACTATAATGATATTCATTCTTGTGAAAGTAGAAAGACAACAAACTTCCCATAATCAAACTACACACATAAACAATTAAGAAATTAAATTCTCCTAATTCATAAATAACACGGTCTGCAAAAAAGTAAAGTGTTAACATATTAAATAATAAATGCTGCTGATCTGCATGCAAAAACCCAGAACTAAACACTCTTATCTGTTCACCTCGTCTTATGCCACCTATGTTAAATTTATAACGCTCAAAAAAACTATAATCATTAAATCCCTTAAATGAGATCAAGACATTAGCCGCAATTATTACAATGGTTACTAAACTTAAGCCACCCATAAACTTTAAACATTAAATTATACATATATTTGCTCCTGCAAATCTAAGATTAATAAATGCAATTTCTAGTTTACATTTTAATATATCCATTTTTATGGTTCGTTTCAATACTTCCATTCAGGCTTTTATATGTCTTTTCTGATGGACTCTACTTTATTCTATATTACATTGTTGGTTATCGAAAAAAAGTAGTAAAAGAAAACCTAAACCTTGTATTTCCTGAGAAGTCTGAAAAGGAAATCAAAACCATTACCAAAAAATTCTTTCATCATTTATGTGATATGGTTGTTGAGTCGATTAAATCGATAAGCATTTCTGAAGAAGAAATGAAAAAACGTTTCGTATTCACTAATATTGAAGAAGTACACAAAATTGAAGATGCGAATAAAAGCATGGTAATGATGTGTGCACATTATGGAAGTTGGGAATGGATTTTTGTGTTACAAACCTATGTAAAATCTATGGGCTACGGAATTTACAAACGGATTGCAAACAAGCATTTTGACAAACTTGTTAAAAGCATAAGAGCTAAATACAATAGCTATCTTATTACAACTAAAGAAGCGATACCTAGACTTATTGAAGCCAAAAATAATGGTGAACGTACTATTAATGGGTTTATCTCAGACCAATCGCCTAAGCTTCATAAAGCATTTCATTGGAATGAATTCATGAACATTAAAGTTCCTATACATACAGGTGCCGAAATGTTAGCCAAAAAATTAGATATGGCTGTTATCTTTTTTAGTGTTAAAAAAATTAAAAGAGGGTACTACGAAACAACGTTTAAAACGATCACTATGGAACCTAACGAATATAAAGATTATGAGATTACAGACATCTTTTTAAAGTTGGTTGAAAAACAAATTTATGAGGCTCCTGAATATTATTTGTGGACGCATAAGCGCTGGAAACACAGAAATGACGTTCCGCCAGAATTTCAATAAATCCTAAAGCTTAAACCAAGATTTTACAATAGTATCTTGAGACACATCATTCTTAACCTTGTGATGTACAAATTCATTATTTGTTCCTATATATTCATAATCTTTAGCCCATTCTTTATGGTTTTTAGCTAAGGACTTAATACTATGACAAACAAAATTCATTTCTTCATTTGTAGTTGTTGGATGAATAGACATGCGAATCCAACCTGGTTTTCTCACTAAATCTCCTATAGAAATTTCACTTGTAAGTTCTTGACTTGTTTTTTGATCTACATGCAATAGGAAATGCCCATAAGTTCCTGCACAACTACAACCTCCACGTGTTTGAATTCCGAAGCGATCATTTAATAATTTCACTCCTAAATTAAAATGTAAGTTATCAATATAAAACGAAATTACACCTAATCGGTCTTGATGCTGACCAGCCAAAATATTTATATTTTCAATATTAGAAAGTTCGCTGAAAATAATTTTATTAAGCTCATGTTCACGATCAAGGATATTTTCAATTCCCATATCCTCTTTGAGTTTTATCGCTAAAGCCGTTTTTATAGTTTGAAGAAATCCTGGAGTTCCTCCATCTTCACGATCTTCAATATTATCAATGTATTTGTGTTCTCCCCAAGGATTAGTCCAACTTACGGTTCCACCTCCTGGACAATCAGGAATCATATTATGATACAATTTCTTATTAAAAACCAAAACACCTGAAGTTCCTGGTCCTCCGAGAAATTTATGAGGTGAAAAGAAAATGGCATCTAGAGCCTGATCTTCATTTTTAGGATGCATATCTATATCGACATAAGGTGCAGAACATGCAAAATCTACAAAACAAACTCCACCATGTTTGTGCATTAACTCAGCAACATCATGATGAGGCGTTTGAATTCCTGTAACATTAGATCCTCCAACAATGGATGCAATTTTTAATGTACAATCTTTATATTGTTCAAGAAGAGTTTCAAGGTTTTTTAAACAAAAGAGTCCTTCGTCATCAGGTGGAATCACTTCTACTTTAGCTATCGTTTCTAACCAAGACGTTTGATTAGAATGATGTTCCATATGCGAAATAAAAACCACTGGACGAATTTCATCAGGAATATTGGTGAATTTTCTTAGGTTCTCAGGAATTTTAAGTCCGAGAATACGCTGAAACTTATTCACAACGCCTGTCATACCATTTCCTGAAACGATTAAGACATCATCTTCATTACAATTGACATGCTTTTTTATGATATGTTTCGCTTCATGATAGGCTTTAGTCATTGCAGTTCCAGATACTGTCGTTTCAGTATGTGTATTGGCGACAAATGGTCCGAATTCATTACAAATCTTTTCTTCAATAGGTCTGTATAAACGACCAGAAGCTGTCCAATCTGTGTAAATAATTTTTTTTGTTCCGAAAGGCGATTCAAACTCTTGATCTATACCAATAATATGTTGTCTAAACGTTTGAAAATGTTGTTCTAGCTTTGACTTTTTAGTAGTTATTACATTTGAATCATTCATTATTTAATTTTTTTTGTACTTAAATCTTAATGACTTTCTTTGTTAATATAACACTATTTGAAACCATTTTCAAAAAATATAGCCCAGAATTTAAATTTGAAACATCAATAGTATTCAACTTAGTTTTCATCAATTTTTTACCTGAAACATCATAAAGTTCAAAATAAAAGGATTGACCGTTTAAATTTTGAATTGTGATTGTATCTGAAGTTGGATTTGGAAAAATTTGAATTTGACCCACTAAAAAATCATCTAAACTTAAATTATTACAGTCGCCATTAAAATTAGCATTGGAATCCACATAAATCCAGTTTACCTCACTATAATTTGCGTCGTCAACTTCAATACAGTCAAGATCAGGATTACCATTGGCTTGAAAATTAGTCACATTTGTATTGTTCCCATTTTTCACATTTAAATAAGTAAGTTCATTAGTATAACAACTCAAATATGTCAGTAATGAATTATTTGATAAATCTAAAGTGGTTATATTATTCTGATGACACAATATTGTGTTTAAGTTTACACTGTTAGATAAATCTAAACTTTCTATAGTATTTCCTGAGCACCATAGTAATTCAAGTTGCGTATTATTACTTACATCAAGAACTGGTATTTCATTATCATAGCACCATAACAGTCTTAGTTGAAGATTATTAGTGACATCTAAACTTACTAAGTCATTATTTAAAATACTCAATCGGTCGAGATTTGGCAAACCACTTACATCAATTGTTGTTAGATAATTATCGTAAGTCCATACTTGTTCTAAAGCTGTATTAGAACCTAATGTAAGGTTAGTTAAATCATTTTGATAACAACGTAAAAGACGCAATTGTTGATTATTACTAACATCTAATGTTTGCAAATCATTAATATAAACATCTAAATGATCGAGAGCAGCAAAGTCTTCAATTCCTGTTAATTCTGAAATATTCTTTTCGCTTATATTTAAATACGTTACTGTATTAATCATTGCCGTAGGAACAAAGTCATCCAAAGGCCCAGAATCTAGTCCTAAATCGATTAACGCTTGTTCAAAATTATCATCAGGAACAAATGTATTTTGGGAAAAGCAAAGGCTACTACACAATAGAATTAAAACAATAGA is part of the Psychroserpens ponticola genome and encodes:
- a CDS encoding TlpA disulfide reductase family protein encodes the protein MKTSILYIVICILIFSCKENTKVEPIPVKLDGYTISGNAPGVYNGLRAYLKSTNEKGLLKNQDTAIIMNEKFMFEGKVDSIEAWYLEVDSYDSSFPFIIDNANLSIVVNKDDIRKSKIEGNPINNTIADFNAQLIKLNDSIEKTRARYREMINNKENVTGMSQKVANLKDAIALYPHQFIKNNKDNPYSMVLIHTMIRRNTSKKGMLLESYDALNEALKNSNLGKRVAKSIPDIRKQYDIIAATHIGRKAPNFSAPNPNGKIIELNAIKGKATLIHFWSSWYGASRRENKRLVQLYDKYNDKGLEMIGVSLDGNADQKHPKSDWKKAIKDDQLIWNQISNLNYFNDTISKAYSIRSLPASFLLNSEGVIIGKNLNGNSLDSKLKELLELN
- a CDS encoding T9SS type A sorting domain-containing protein produces the protein MRSIVLILLCSSLCFSQNTFVPDDNFEQALIDLGLDSGPLDDFVPTAMINTVTYLNISEKNISELTGIEDFAALDHLDVYINDLQTLDVSNNQQLRLLRCYQNDLTNLTLGSNTALEQVWTYDNYLTTIDVSGLPNLDRLSILNNDLVSLDVTNNLQLRLLWCYDNEIPVLDVSNNTQLELLWCSGNTIESLDLSNSVNLNTILCHQNNITTLDLSNNSLLTYLSCYTNELTYLNVKNGNNTNVTNFQANGNPDLDCIEVDDANYSEVNWIYVDSNANFNGDCNNLSLDDFLVGQIQIFPNPTSDTITIQNLNGQSFYFELYDVSGKKLMKTKLNTIDVSNLNSGLYFLKMVSNSVILTKKVIKI
- a CDS encoding rhomboid family intramembrane serine protease, with amino-acid sequence MGGLSLVTIVIIAANVLISFKGFNDYSFFERYKFNIGGIRRGEQIRVFSSGFLHADQQHLLFNMLTLYFFADRVIYELGEFNFLIVYVCSLIMGSLLSFYFHKNEYHYSAVGASGAVMGILYSAILIDPMMQINFFIPGFVFGIGYLLYSIYGMRKRNDNIGHDAHFGGAIGGFVVTLILMPSLFETDLLMIGLLAIPIIVLFVMHKMGKL
- a CDS encoding aminotransferase class V-fold PLP-dependent enzyme, which gives rise to MNDSNVITTKKSKLEQHFQTFRQHIIGIDQEFESPFGTKKIIYTDWTASGRLYRPIEEKICNEFGPFVANTHTETTVSGTAMTKAYHEAKHIIKKHVNCNEDDVLIVSGNGMTGVVNKFQRILGLKIPENLRKFTNIPDEIRPVVFISHMEHHSNQTSWLETIAKVEVIPPDDEGLFCLKNLETLLEQYKDCTLKIASIVGGSNVTGIQTPHHDVAELMHKHGGVCFVDFACSAPYVDIDMHPKNEDQALDAIFFSPHKFLGGPGTSGVLVFNKKLYHNMIPDCPGGGTVSWTNPWGEHKYIDNIEDREDGGTPGFLQTIKTALAIKLKEDMGIENILDREHELNKIIFSELSNIENINILAGQHQDRLGVISFYIDNLHFNLGVKLLNDRFGIQTRGGCSCAGTYGHFLLHVDQKTSQELTSEISIGDLVRKPGWIRMSIHPTTTNEEMNFVCHSIKSLAKNHKEWAKDYEYIGTNNEFVHHKVKNDVSQDTIVKSWFKL
- a CDS encoding lysophospholipid acyltransferase family protein; the encoded protein is MQFLVYILIYPFLWFVSILPFRLLYVFSDGLYFILYYIVGYRKKVVKENLNLVFPEKSEKEIKTITKKFFHHLCDMVVESIKSISISEEEMKKRFVFTNIEEVHKIEDANKSMVMMCAHYGSWEWIFVLQTYVKSMGYGIYKRIANKHFDKLVKSIRAKYNSYLITTKEAIPRLIEAKNNGERTINGFISDQSPKLHKAFHWNEFMNIKVPIHTGAEMLAKKLDMAVIFFSVKKIKRGYYETTFKTITMEPNEYKDYEITDIFLKLVEKQIYEAPEYYLWTHKRWKHRNDVPPEFQ
- a CDS encoding TlpA disulfide reductase family protein produces the protein MKHIISILVLCLLVSSCKTEEKQTLKRNGYYISGTAPGVYNGVRAYLETNGDRGKKIAMDTAIVMNEKFVFEGRVDYPQMVNLKINSVKGTAPLIVDNVEMTISVDIENLNESKILGSEANSALQLYNEKTSELTSKRFSASRKLRSKESDINVDELQKTMKDISSKMKDFPFEFVSENKDNAFSILLLQKLAESKTADLTRIESSINNLSEKQKNSINASMLKTQIQIKKSEAAALGASAIGQTAPSFSAPNPEGKTLALNDVKGKLTLIDFWASWCKPCRRENPNVVKVYQKYHSKGLEIISVSLDGSRNQKDPKASWIKAIKDDNLTWSHVSNLKYFNDPIAKSYNIRSIPATFLLDQDGKIIAKNLRGNALEKKVAEYLN